The genomic region agatcccccataacagtgccatccacagatcccccataacagtaccatccacagatcccccataacagtgccatccacagatcccccataacagtgccatccacagatcccccataacagtgccatccacagatcccacataacagtgccatccacagatcccctacatatcattgtcatccacagatccccataagtgtcatccacagatccaccataatagtgtcatccacagaccactattagttcaaaacccgccaaaagcacatcttttggttcaaaatattttttcttatttttctcttgAAAAACCTAGGTGCTTTTTATGCACaggtgtcttatagggcgaaaaatacagtagctGAAATGccaattgggagctatgtcgcatatgaagacaccctgaggtggccctacagtggaaacccccaaaaagtgacccgattttggaaactacacccctcaaggaatctttcaaggtgtgtagtgaacagtgatggccagttcgccagcgaacacatgcgatctgccatcttaactgacaattccagcgaggcacaggtaagtccttacctgtgcctgtgcgtgagccggtctgaaatgaaatgcggtctccgggagcaggcagttccgagaacagcctccgggggccTTCAGCGGGctattctcggaactgcctgctcccggctaccgcatttcatttcagaccggctcgcgcacaggcacaggtaaggacttacctgtgcctcacaggacttgtcagttaagacagcagatcgcatgtgttcgctggcgaacacggtgacctggccatcactggtagtgagcactttgacctcaaaggtgtttcttaggtctctttcacacgggcatcgcggGTGagagccggatgcgttcagagtacATTAAGGCAAACCCGCGTGaataggcacgcaatttcagtcagttttgtctgcgattgcgttccgttcagttttttccgcgcgattgcaaagcgttttaatgcgttttgcacgcacaggataaaaaactgaatgtggtgccCAGAATGTGGTGCCCAtgtggtgaaaagtggatctgtaagctatgcggactgaatcagagatataaggggataaaactacagggtacatcatggatgagattaaattaatactccatggatgtgtggtagattttaaaacattcctgcatgcacaggccatgagcaggtttcgcagtggtaaatggtgtctttccttatccaccttctagggtccttcccttccttgctgctgggggacttgacctggaaaatgttgccctggtacaacacggcACCATGACTTCCAGAAGTACTGACGGTATCTAATACtgcctttgaaaagtaataggaaCTGATCTACACTAACATTTTTACCTTGAACAGACGGGtccttttggggtgggcactgtgcattgtcgttgTAATGTAGAAATTTCCTAATTGACTTAAATCGCTTCCGGGTCATggtcttactgtaaattggagtctggtagaaaatgtccgaactccaatattgtctaacatTTGGAgttatgcagcacgagtccccaaaacttcataaTCTCTattgcacttactggggtccaacctaggggtatAGCGTATGccgatgtagggttctgatcaatgaattgttggatgtataaattggtttgggccaccattaaatttacaaaatcttctctgaagattttggaAAAATCTAGTTCACTGAAGCTCGCAAAGTCTATCTGTATTCTGGAGCTGCCCTCAAAatccggaatttggggctgataatcgtcagggggtggTGTCTATATGGGCTCACTCTGGGGGTCTGCCTCAGCTGTTGTTCtagggcgccttctagagggtcccttatcagtgaatgatgatgatgatgagggggtagagtagaggaaagtggcatcctcttctccctcactggcagacagtatcggaggcaagcatatatatatatatatatatatataatctaatgttgagtgcgaatattcgaatagcgaatattatttgcgaatatcagcatttttttccatctgaacacatgattcctctctgcttcttgcttgtgggcaaatTAGAATGAaccaatgtcaagttcacaacaatacttagtgcaccaatcagtaatctgtagtcagacctgttaaaatgtaaagtagcacgtagtgcgaaaagatattctaatcactgccgatttgcgcaatcgcgaatatattggagcactctatctgcatataaagctattgtaatgttctgccgtgccaaccattttctccagtccaggagaaactcatgatacttctagcagcttgaaaaatatagccaaagtgacccatgtCTGTATTTTGCGTTACGAATTGGCATTACGTGATTTttgcattgccgatttttcacattcaataaaataattttgaATTCTCGAAATGCGTGaagatatgatgaatattctacaaaatatttgggaaatatcacaaattcaaatatagcccctgccgctcatcactactaactaccactaactgcaggtcttttttcacacaaaacaatgtagaaaaaaaataaataaaaaatgtgcagatgtaaatgagcacctgtcaccaccagacatctgagaagctctgacagacgtccttcagaacctcctccttgaggttccttttgttttgctttcattttctcatctcgttagcctctcttagctgtcatgtagttgtactgcatcactttgcggtttatattacttcctggagtgtgtgcatgctgatgctactactgagtcttctacagataagttttgctcgttcatttgtgttttcctgtttgctggatcccaggtgaccctgactccctccgtatcaagtgtagagagtcggtggtcgtgtccccttactattatagggttcaggtgttatacagtcgaggtacgaggatatgcgatcatctaccattgggattttcgcataggctgagcagttagggagagagccaggtctaatgcagggctctcccttttgttccttagttttggatccagtctgtcggatcttcattttgtgtcttctagttttctgtacaccttccgtgacagcaccctactgatcggtgctctgcagcacCATGCACACAGATTGTGTgtgcgtgcaaaaactgtagtataaaaattcactacagtgttaaaagtgaacactggctaaaaattaACTTAtatctatataccgtatttttcgccccataagacgcaccccccccccaaaatgggggaaaaatgcgtcttatggggcgaatgctgacatttttacatcgcaggctgcaaTGTATAtgcgagcggggagggactgggacgaggagctgggggccagcaattgcggcggggcggtgcagtcactgtagtccggccccgccgctccagtgctgcactatacaaatataaaatgtctcattcaattaaaagtgattaaacatgccccccccccacacttttaatattaccgtacatcctaaccgcttctgtagaatgcaggcaggctgggCCGGAGGCAGCATAActtcctgatgtcacgtgcctgcgccgcctactttatgaataaagcaggcagcgcaggcaagtgacgtcagtgagtgacgcaccggcctgcctgcctgcctgcattgtacagaagctgttaggatgtacggtaatattaggagtgagggggcatgtttaatcacttttaattgaatgagacattttatatttgtatactgcagcactggagcggcaaggggggggggggatttctgtggatgacagttttatggggaacatctgtggatggcacagttaaggggtggaggtctgtggatggcactgttatgggctggggggtctgtggatggcactgttatgggctggggggtctgtggatggcacatatataacagtgccacccacagatcctccacaacagtgccacccacagatccaccctgtaacagtgccacccacagatcccccctgtaacagtgccacccacagatccaccctgtaacagtgccacccacagattccccctgtaacagtgccatccacagatcccccctgtaacagtgccatccacagatccccccctgtaaaagtgccatccacagaatccctgtaacagtgccatccacagatcccccctgtaacagtgccatccacagatcccctctgtaacagtgccatccacagatccccccataacagtgcgtcattcacaaatcctccccataacagtgcgtcatccacagatcccccataacagtgccatccccagatccccccataacagtgtccttcacagatccccttcataacagtgccatccacagatccccagtaatagtgccatccacagaccaccattagttccaaacccaccaaaagcacaccttttggttaaaaatatttttttcttattttcctccccaaaaacctaggtgcgtcttatgggccggtgcgtcttatagggcgaaaaatacggtatatagaaatatagaactctatatatatttatataaagccctaactacaatttcttctttttgaaccccaaaaaatgaaaaattggcaaaaaaaaccccacagatgtggaaaaaaaagcacaaagaATAATCCCCAcatgctgatcaggcaggtatgcACTGAACAGCACTTGGCGATCACGGCTCGCACGCAGAAAAAGttgtgcagagctggaaaattgtAAAGAAAACCAAAAAGGACCCAAAAAAGTGCACGGATCAAATGCCCTCCATAAAAAAAGGACGAGGGGGAGGGAGGCGGGAAGGGACAAGAACGGAGGGTGGTTTAGGAaactggaacagctgcaaatggaaaaaaaaaatcagtgcagcaattccagatgttcttcttttcttctttcagcagaaaaagttgaaatcgcagtgGTGGTGcgccacaagtcccagcaagccaaaaATCagcacagaaaaggacagagcctctctgcatgcagtcaccaggaatggctgcatgcagggaggttcagccctttcctgtgtagctatagcattgccattagctgtagcgttgttccagccaacaGCAGCGTTGGCAGGGGAtgccaaacactggtgtcccctgcctcacctcggaggAAACAGGTGCTGATTagttcagcaccggtcacctccaCATGACTCCTCGACCCGCCCACGCAGCTTCTTTCTGCTTCTGGCGCTGGGATGTACCTGTCTTCATTGaccggccaatcgcagtgctcggAGCTGCAGGTCCTTAAGTCATGTCCagctgtgccgtacatgtaccTGGCCGCCcaacataaatatacagtatgtcgGCAGTTTAGTATTTAGAGATGGCGCCTGCTCATGAGCACCATTTCCCCGGGTGCCTGGTGTTTTAAACAACAGGCACCCAGGACTAATGTATGCATTTGACAATAACATCAATTgtacacatttaacccctcagatgctgtggtcaaatgtgaccacggcatctgggagCTGAACAACCATGAGCACGTGCTCCCCGCCATGAGCATTGGCTCCCGCTAGCAAGGATCAGGGGAGCCGGATTGTGTGTGCAGCAACCTCAGTCCTCCTGAATGATCCAAGGCTGCCACAGCTATGTTACTATGAAGACCCTGCCTATGAGAGATACAGTCTAATAAATGCTGGTTCAGGTTACCTgggggaactattaaaaagtgtaaaaaattagtgccagtgctgcgattggctggaacaaagCTCCAGCTAATGGCAGCGCTACAGCAGCAGAGGGAACTGGAAGAATCCctttgcatgcagccattctagctggagaCTGCATGCAGAGTGGACCTGTGCCCCTCTGTGTTGTATCTGccctgctgggacttgtggttcaCCACTATTGCTTACTGGTACGTGTGAAAAGAAGAAGAGCATCTGGAATATCTGctgcagtgatttatttattttttcagcaaCTGCGCTGATCAGTCAGTATTTCACTGTTCAGCACCTGAGCAAAtttttttctgtgctttttttttttttaagaagtaaTAGTTAGAAGCTTATATATAAGTAAATTTTTAgctagtgttctttttttgtatctTCAGTAAATTTTTATACTGCAGTGTCTGCACAGACGCACCAAACGTCAGCTTGCATGCGTTCTGCAGCCCTGAGCACcaataagtataattttttttattagtcgcttttttgctaaattttcttattttatttttatttttttaatatatttagtgTTACTTAGAAATCAAttttaggtagtgttagtgtagatttttgcacgcacataatatctgtgtgcgtgcatgcgcagtggcgtagcgtgggttgccagcacccgtggcaagccaagtattgtgccACCCTcaacctgtgaccacgccccttttttaacaaataatgcagtagatgtcacctgcagtcctatgtaacaccacagatcacACAGTGATAACTATGAGtatagataatgcagtagatgtcacctgcagtcctatgtaacaccacagatcacACAGTGATAACTATGAGtatagataatgcagtagatgtcacctgcagtcctatgtgacaccacagataacacaatgataactctctgagtacagataatgtagtagatgggtgtgaggccccagaattcagaacacacacagtgtcacctgaagtctggggccaggcttcggCAGAGTGGACCAAATTCCAtatccactcccccccccccccccaaaaaaaaacccccagatatttggatggacagagtttcacagaaaaatgtttagaTTCCTTACTTTAcgatcatcctcagataacagacccccccccccccgtagtgcccataagtataattccctctgtataattataatatataatggcccctctgtattattattattattgccccctgtggcgaaaataacctcgacactaggttttggaggggcctgtttgccagcctcttgcctcaggattatggcccatatactttgaaggagaagacagacaccaagaatctcaaggggggttcttttgggaggagggcaggcaaactccagaacTCCCCACACCTATATCATGCTAGGGATTTCTTTACCTGTAACTCTTATCCGTTGCAATAAAACTGAACTTCCTATCCCGTACCATTTCATTTCCGCAAAGCATCACATCAACCAACTTCAATACCAAGTGCTGGAACATGTACCGTTGGCAAGAAGAGGAGGTAATCGGATTGCACGTTTAAAACAACGtgaatccttttggatttttgAATTGAACACTTTGTCACCATATGGATTGAACAGGGACTTTGATTTTTGTGTTGTATAAATATACTAATATGACGTCTGTTTGATCAATGACTCTCTATATACTATATAGGATTAGTTCTTGATTATCCTACCCTGATTGATGTGGAACTACTGTGGAAGTTGTGTATTAAATAATGTTGCGATATAACATCTAATGATAATAACAATTTTTCTTTTCCCTCACTCTCTACAGACAAAATGATCCCGACAGCACATCTACAAGTGGTATGTGTTTCcacatagtatagtacagtatctTTGATAATGTTCAAGTGCATATTTGCCCTCTTAGTAGTTTTGCGTAGATATATCTATATTCACTCCCCTATTTTACTTTAATTGTCTTGGTGTCAAATGAACGTTTTTGCCAAATGAATAAATTTCTTAATTAGTTCTGCTTTAGCTCACCATATAGGTGAGAACCGCAAATATCTGATTTTCCCTTAGCCGATGCCGCCTTACTATTTACATTATTGAGTGCCCATACCCTGAATCGCCCAATTTGAaccacggcgcatgcgcaatgacgCAATACGTCAGGTGACGTCACACTcaccggcgcgatgacgtcagacgcACAGCGTTCCTCGCTGAGTGCGGTTATTTCAATTCACTAGCTGCGGCTCATTCGATACTTGCCATCCACTATACCAGACGTCCTCTACATTCAGGTTGGTCTCCTTCTGTTTCATTATACTCAGCTTAATCACAGATACTTGGACGCTGCCTTGCCGTTTGTTTTGACACCCACTAGACAATGCCTCTAGATCATGTCCTActattgttctggttctgacaaagctgtcagtttgatttgatgtactgctccaaattaattaagatacgtgcacggagagatcagacagacaactcactacatggagttaaaaaggatctctggtttatttctaagaaaacagacaatacatagttttcacgaaaggagggagtgagggggggggtgaaagataaagtatatattttctattggctatgaactctctacttttctgtaaccttgacggccagaggaaattcctcctcactcccccaccttgttcctgggtgaaactgttacttctttctttgtaactgcttgcttgagctgaacggaaaccacaaagaaacacatgataaaaacacaaagtaagattctagtttataggtgttggcagaatgcctggccgccatcttagctcaacaagcaagtatccattttgtatcaatagtccataacagtccccccttggagacttgattgtagactttcccttctcctagcgaatcccctgggcataccattcgtatcctcttcacccgcagtggcgacaacctaccccttataggtaggctcccggttgctcggacttgtggtaataccctgggattcatctcaccctatctcagccaggcatcattgtgaggagggggagctgtgttgaacgatgtttccttctgtccttcctcatcgtagaggagcataatagttcgttcatcagttttcttcattctttttgaaaagcgggtcacacaaataagaacgagcttaatcactacatatatcaccaatattattagggctacctgcaatattacctggacaattcccatgagccaacccccaatacctttgaaccagttattggggttaagggaagagaaggtatcagaccaccatgtatctttaccagctttatgcgcgtccagccatttatctcttaaatccgccattttctctatacccaccttaacttgcaaattaccctgcgggtctatgtaatggcaacaagagggtcccacaacctggcacatacctccatctttagctgtaacataatctagaactaatgtgtgttggttggtgacaataattaactggttttgcacaatgtttgaggtattcataagtctcatcacttcccatatttggtcatccaggtagtctgttgctactaccagatgatcccacatctgcgctatcatgggatatatgaagatggaactaacaattttgttggtaatgctcatctctactacatgtggcttgccatttggtctgggtgtgttatctttggccctacgatacaaggtgtgtttaggtactgcatttatgtcaatttcagagtgtggtactataaaggtggcaggagtaagcctggcgatggtgcacagtcctgtgacattctcggataaccatttgtatgctttgtgtccacaaactaagtatatgtcgtctggaactgctactgctgtgccattgaataatcgggtaattagtttggctaattgtgtccctttcgccaactcatatccttttgactgactttcggtgtcgttagctaatatacctgtcaggagatcctgtacagtacggttgttacagggcagatcctttccattcacagcatctacaccaatacactgcacgtggctgtctgttgttgaatcattgcaacctgagtgtatgtgtggactaaatgtcatacctttggtttgtacttggagacaataacagtgtgtccagctaggaaaacatgtgacattagcccagtgtccctcttgccaaggagtagagctataatctaccgaggggcctgatctgtttatcatgagccatggggcatctgcccaccctgcaacaggtaaggctacttccctgtccttgtttgtattggatttaacttggtgtatactagtgagaaagatggtagaattagacaggtcaatcagttcagaaaggtccaggggtattgcaaaataaggcatactggttgaactcacgggactgtgggtacagatccaacaatctctcaGAGTTTCAGTCTCCTTCAACCCCTGGACTAAAATTTGATGGTGCCGtatcagtgaattgtcccattcatcacccagtggcgtgaatactgcagatatgcccactgtcaaagtcatgatcagtatgtgaatcctcatggcttatggTTCCTGGGACGGTGGGACAGCCTTCACTCTTTTACAATGAgaagcgtggatccaggtgggtctcccttcgagtttcacagaggttggagtagtcagcaacacctggtaaggtccctcgtatcgtggttcgagggtgcttctgacgtgtttcttgaccaccacccactctccaggtttgagagtgtggcttccctctagggagttaggatctggaatggaagagaaaacttgtgcatgtaTATTAGACAATTGCTTGCTCAAGGCTATCACatattttgcaacagattcataatgcatttgtaacTGTTGTGGGAAATACTGTCCCATTCTTGGCCCTGTCCCAAATAAGATCTCATATGGGGTTAGTTTGTGTGGGGGCCTTGGTGTATGCCTAACGGAAAAGAGGGTTATAggcaaacactgaacccaattaagCCCAGTCTCCCTGGTCATCTTCAGCATTTTAGATTTTAACACCCCGTTCAATCTTTCGACTTtgccgctgctttggggcctgtatGGGGTATGAtacgccaggtgtgaccctaccatcttccagacctcttgggttagactagcagtgaatgctgggccctgatcactctcaatgacctcaggtactccgaacctacagacaagctcctgcatcagtttttttgcagtagtggttgctgtctggtttcggacggggtaggcttctggccacccagagaacaagtctatcactactagcacatattgaaacccttggcacattggcatctggatatgatcgatTTGTATCCTCTGAAAGGGATATAAGGCTTTCGGGAGACATTTTCTGGGAGTGGGCTCGGTTCTGCCGGGGTTACACTCTGCACAGATGAGACACGCTTGAGTatgtctcaccaggacaggggttatccctggggccacccatattttgtcaattagttctttcatgatggttttggattggtgggtgggcccatgggccactgaGGCTATTAGGGGATAAAGAGCTCTGGGTAGGCAGACTCTCTTTCCTTGTGTCCAGAGTCCAGATTCTTCTTCGAGGGCTGATTCTTTCAGCCAGATTTCCTTTTCCCTGAGagtggcctgtttctgcatttgtttcaggaggtcccatgtgatttcttcttgtgttatcataatctggtctgactggactctttcctctttcactgctgcttccttggccgcttggtcagctagggcgttccctctggcctcaggggtgtcagctcgagtatgggcctttactttgatcactgccacttggttgggcaggagtactgctgccatcagggctgctactgctgcagcatTCTTAATCGGGGTTCCTGCAGCTGTGATGTAATCCCGGGCCCTCCATATTAGtccaaagtcatgaaccactccaaaggcatatctagaatctgtgtagatattggcggtagagtcttttgccatgaggcaggcttcagtgagggcaatgagttcagcttcttgtgctgactggtctgggcgcaattgtcttgcacacagcacttcatgctcacttgtgactgccatgcctgtatggaacttccccttgtcatcggcataccttgagccgtccacaaagagaatccaatgagggtttgtcagaggagtgtcttggactgatggtggtgtccctacttcagcttccatcattgtgatgcaatcatgttcttgttccttgtaaagagagtcggttgaggcccatagttcttcttcctgaagatcctcttcagcatgtagatcaataaaatcttcagaatctccattatactccccccttggaagaggaaggagtgcagcaggattgaggatgtggcacctctgaatggtgacattatctggcagaagcaaactacactgaagccggaggtggcgctgtgcagtgaggtgtttaggttgagtctgctggaggatggcagaaatgtcatggggagccagaatagtgaggggatgacccagc from Bufo gargarizans isolate SCDJY-AF-19 chromosome 9, ASM1485885v1, whole genome shotgun sequence harbors:
- the LOC122919819 gene encoding uncharacterized protein LOC122919819, encoding MAKDSTANIYTDSRYAFGVVHDFGLIWRARDYITAAGTPIKNAAAVAALMAAVLLPNQVAVIKVKAHTRADTPEARGNALADQAAKEAAVKEERVQSDQIMITQEEITWDLLKQMQKQATLREKEIWLKESALEEESGLWTQGKRVCLPRALYPLIASVAHGPTHQSKTIMKELIDKIWVAPGITPVLVRHTQACLICAECNPGRTEPTPRKCLPKALYPFQRIQIDHIQMPMCQGFQYVLVVIDLFSGWPEAYPVRNQTATTTAIFIISSRISRIQNYFIECEKSAMQKSRNANS